The Candidatus Margulisiibacteriota bacterium genome window below encodes:
- a CDS encoding elongation factor 4, producing MDYNNLKIRNFSIIAHIDHGKSTLADRFLEVTNTIPQRSMKKQVLDMMDLEQERGITIKLQAARILFTAKDGEQYVLNLIDTPGHVDFSYEVSRSLAACEGALLVVDAAQGIEAQTLANTYLAMEHDLTLIPVINKIDLPNADPNKVIGELVDILGIDPEEAVLCSAKEGTGITDILQAIVDRIAPPKNLVAEPTKALIFDSLYDPYKGVIIYCRIFEGSISPKDIIKMMRTGYEYEVIEVGVFTPYMTPSSSLKAGEVGYIVAGIRDVRHARVGDTITCKNNPANEALQGYREAKSMVFCGFYPIVGEDYGLLKDAIEKLQLNDAALHFEPETSKALGFGFRCGFLGLLHLEIVQERLEREFNLTIIATAPSVVYKVIKTNGDIVLVDNPINLPEPTEIEHIEEPYVKSTIILPNDYVGSVMELAQQRRGHLTNMEYLTATRVVLHYDLPLNEIITDFYDRLKSISRGYASFDYEVGDYKEADLVKLDVMLNNEVVDALSTIIHESSAYYKGRELTKKLKEIIPRQMFEIPIQAAVGNKIIARETVKAIRKNVLAKCYGGDISRKRKLLEKQKEGKKRMKNIGTVEVPQEAFFAILQINK from the coding sequence ATGGATTATAATAATTTAAAAATAAGAAACTTCTCTATAATCGCGCACATTGATCATGGGAAATCAACCCTTGCTGACCGGTTCCTGGAGGTAACAAATACTATTCCTCAGCGGTCAATGAAAAAGCAAGTGCTTGATATGATGGACCTGGAGCAGGAACGTGGAATTACCATTAAGCTCCAAGCCGCCAGGATACTTTTCACAGCTAAAGATGGCGAGCAATACGTATTAAATCTTATTGATACTCCTGGACACGTCGATTTTTCTTATGAAGTGTCCCGGTCTCTTGCTGCTTGTGAAGGTGCTTTGCTAGTTGTCGATGCTGCCCAGGGAATAGAAGCTCAAACGCTTGCGAATACCTATTTAGCTATGGAACACGATTTGACCCTTATTCCGGTTATTAATAAGATAGACTTGCCTAATGCCGATCCTAATAAAGTAATCGGTGAGCTTGTCGATATCCTTGGGATTGATCCGGAAGAAGCTGTTTTATGCAGTGCCAAAGAAGGCACAGGGATCACGGATATCCTTCAAGCAATTGTTGATCGGATAGCCCCTCCAAAGAATCTGGTTGCAGAACCGACCAAAGCACTTATTTTTGATTCGCTTTATGACCCTTACAAGGGGGTTATTATTTACTGCAGAATTTTTGAAGGTTCTATATCGCCTAAAGATATTATAAAAATGATGAGGACCGGTTATGAATACGAGGTTATTGAGGTTGGGGTCTTCACTCCTTATATGACGCCTTCTTCCAGTCTTAAGGCTGGAGAGGTCGGTTACATCGTTGCGGGTATCAGAGATGTGCGGCATGCTAGGGTCGGAGATACGATTACCTGTAAGAATAATCCGGCAAATGAGGCTTTGCAAGGCTATCGTGAAGCGAAGTCCATGGTGTTTTGCGGTTTTTATCCGATAGTTGGCGAAGACTACGGACTCCTAAAAGATGCAATCGAAAAACTCCAACTGAATGATGCGGCCCTTCACTTTGAACCAGAGACCTCAAAAGCGCTCGGGTTTGGGTTTCGTTGCGGATTTCTTGGATTACTCCATCTGGAAATTGTGCAAGAGCGCTTAGAACGTGAATTCAACTTAACTATTATCGCAACAGCGCCAAGTGTTGTCTACAAAGTTATTAAAACTAACGGGGATATTGTTTTAGTCGATAATCCGATCAATCTGCCGGAGCCAACTGAAATTGAGCATATTGAAGAACCCTATGTTAAATCAACTATAATTTTGCCGAATGATTATGTCGGATCGGTTATGGAATTAGCTCAGCAACGCAGAGGGCACTTGACTAATATGGAATATTTAACCGCGACAAGAGTGGTCCTTCATTATGATTTGCCTCTTAATGAAATAATAACCGATTTTTATGATCGGCTCAAATCAATTTCTCGTGGGTATGCTTCCTTTGATTACGAAGTCGGTGATTACAAAGAAGCTGATCTCGTTAAATTGGATGTGATGCTCAATAATGAGGTTGTTGATGCTCTTTCTACCATTATCCATGAAAGTAGCGCATATTATAAGGGTAGGGAGCTTACCAAAAAATTAAAAGAGATTATTCCGCGGCAGATGTTCGAGATTCCTATCCAAGCTGCAGTCGGAAATAAGATTATTGCTCGAGAAACTGTCAAGGCTATAAGAAAAAATGTCTTAGCTAAATGTTACGGCGGAGATATTTCCCGAAAAAGGAAGTTATTGGAGAAACAAAAAGA
- a CDS encoding chemotaxis response regulator protein-glutamate methylesterase, which translates to MKIIIKGNTFLKVRVLIVDDSSVVRQIFSRELARDPEIEVVGSAPDPYVARDMIVQTNPDVVTLDVEMPRMDGITFLKKLMRYYPVPVIVVSSLTRQGGELALEAIESGAVDVMCKPGESYTVGDMAIELIDKIKAAARVKVQKKDAAQITKKTPGFLSLTRTTNKVIAIGASTGGTQALQSILSVMPANSPGIVIVQHMPEHFTRSFAARLNEESQMEVKEAEDGDTVIPGKALIAPGNYHMVLRRSGAVYYVQVKKGPLVSRHRPSVDVLFKSVSRFAGRNAIGVILTGMGNDGASGMKEMKDAGALTVAQDENSCIVFGMPKEAIKSGGVDFVVPLHEIPQKVISLVESEANCK; encoded by the coding sequence ATAAAAATAATAATTAAAGGAAACACATTCTTGAAAGTTCGTGTCTTAATTGTAGATGATTCATCTGTTGTCCGGCAAATATTTAGCCGGGAGCTTGCACGTGATCCGGAAATAGAAGTAGTCGGATCAGCTCCCGATCCGTACGTTGCTCGAGATATGATCGTGCAAACCAATCCGGATGTTGTTACTCTTGACGTAGAAATGCCCCGGATGGATGGCATTACTTTTTTAAAAAAGCTGATGCGTTATTATCCGGTTCCGGTAATCGTCGTATCTTCGCTTACAAGGCAAGGTGGCGAGCTAGCCCTGGAGGCAATAGAGTCGGGTGCGGTAGATGTCATGTGCAAGCCGGGAGAGTCTTATACTGTTGGAGACATGGCTATCGAGTTAATTGATAAGATCAAAGCTGCAGCCCGTGTAAAAGTGCAAAAAAAAGATGCTGCTCAGATAACAAAAAAAACTCCGGGTTTTTTGTCATTAACCAGAACGACGAATAAGGTAATTGCTATAGGCGCTTCTACCGGAGGGACTCAAGCATTGCAGTCTATTCTTTCGGTTATGCCGGCTAATAGTCCGGGAATCGTAATTGTGCAACATATGCCAGAACATTTTACGCGTTCCTTTGCTGCCCGGCTTAATGAAGAAAGCCAGATGGAGGTGAAGGAAGCTGAAGATGGCGATACTGTCATTCCAGGAAAGGCCCTCATAGCACCAGGGAACTATCACATGGTGCTCAGGCGTTCAGGTGCCGTCTATTATGTCCAAGTTAAGAAGGGTCCGCTTGTATCCCGTCATCGGCCTTCTGTTGATGTTCTTTTTAAGTCGGTATCCCGATTTGCCGGGCGTAATGCCATTGGTGTTATTCTAACTGGAATGGGAAATGATGGAGCTTCCGGGATGAAGGAAATGAAGGATGCCGGTGCCTTGACTGTGGCGCAGGATGAAAATAGTTGTATTGTCTTTGGCATGCCTAAGGAGGCGATAAAAAGCGGCGGAGTTGATTTCGTGGTCCCACTTCATGAGATACCTCAGAAAGTGATAAGTTTAGTGGAGAGCGAAGCTAATTGTAAATAA
- a CDS encoding histidine kinase, protein MNKRKEIIAKILMIPSIPTVAVDIVHMAQNPNIDIQELSKKIECDPGLTANFLRMANSSYFGSTRSITTVKNAVMRLGVNTIYKIIIMSSVSPMMWNTIGGYDLAPGKLLEHLLATAIGTNKLANILHLKVPDYAYTAALIHDIGKIVLGMFVAVDIDPIMACVYNEGISFEAAEKKILGIDHAEVGALLLESWKLPEVIVEAVRLHHKLDTISAQVSVPEIVHVSDILSLLGGWGCGCDGLNYAVSENAMAKLKLTEDQMDTLMYQVSTELLELRGLMVDPT, encoded by the coding sequence ATGAATAAAAGAAAAGAAATTATAGCTAAAATCCTTATGATTCCATCGATTCCTACAGTAGCTGTTGATATTGTTCATATGGCGCAAAATCCCAACATTGACATTCAAGAGTTATCAAAGAAAATTGAATGTGATCCCGGACTTACCGCTAATTTTTTACGAATGGCAAATTCCAGCTATTTTGGAAGTACAAGGTCAATTACCACGGTTAAAAACGCTGTCATGAGACTCGGGGTAAATACGATCTATAAGATAATTATTATGTCCTCTGTCTCTCCGATGATGTGGAACACGATAGGCGGATATGATTTGGCACCGGGAAAGTTACTGGAACATTTACTAGCTACAGCTATCGGAACAAATAAACTTGCTAATATCTTGCATCTGAAAGTTCCTGATTATGCTTATACTGCAGCTTTAATCCATGATATTGGAAAAATCGTTCTGGGGATGTTTGTTGCGGTTGATATCGATCCGATTATGGCATGTGTTTACAACGAAGGTATTTCATTTGAAGCTGCCGAAAAAAAGATACTCGGCATTGATCATGCGGAAGTAGGCGCTTTATTGCTGGAATCCTGGAAATTGCCGGAAGTTATAGTCGAGGCAGTTCGATTGCATCATAAACTCGATACTATTTCCGCGCAGGTATCTGTGCCGGAAATAGTTCATGTTTCAGATATCCTTTCACTGCTCGGAGGCTGGGGCTGCGGCTGTGATGGTCTTAATTACGCTGTCTCTGAAAACGCCATGGCTAAATTAAAACTTACTGAAGATCAGATGGACACACTTATGTATCAGGTTTCTACTGAATTGTTGGAATTGCGGGGACTGATGGTAGATCCTACTTAG
- a CDS encoding chemotaxis protein CheD — protein MNQVIVDIGDLKVSGKIDEVLITYSLGSCIGLMLYDPVARVGGMVHSMLPLSKIDYVKAQKMPGMFADTGIVLLLQELFNMGAKRKNIVAKIAGAASILDEKKLFNIGDRNYEIAQKILQKNSIFIVSEDVKGTVSRTVSLYIADGKTVVRSSGKETFL, from the coding sequence ATGAACCAAGTAATCGTAGATATTGGCGACCTGAAGGTCTCAGGCAAAATAGATGAGGTGCTCATAACGTACTCTTTAGGGTCCTGTATTGGCCTGATGCTATATGATCCTGTTGCACGTGTTGGAGGTATGGTACACAGTATGCTCCCGCTCTCGAAGATCGATTACGTTAAGGCCCAAAAAATGCCAGGTATGTTTGCTGATACGGGGATAGTGTTGCTTCTTCAAGAGTTGTTTAATATGGGCGCAAAACGCAAAAATATTGTTGCTAAAATTGCTGGTGCGGCATCAATTTTAGATGAGAAAAAACTATTTAACATTGGGGACCGCAATTACGAAATAGCTCAAAAGATCCTTCAAAAAAACAGTATTTTCATAGTTTCCGAAGATGTAAAGGGAACTGTTTCCCGTACAGTGTCTCTCTATATTGCTGATGGCAAGACTGTGGTTCGCAGTAGTGGGAAGGAAACGTTTCTATGA
- a CDS encoding chemotaxis protein CheR yields the protein MDRDTFNKFRKIIYDKSGITLGEGKESLVSARIAKRMRFLEIDDGKVYLQYIIDDNKGDEIIHLLDAISTNVTSFFREPTHFDYIETLIPKWIAQGKKSFRFWSSASSTGEEPYSLAITLLEMIKDPSIDIKILATDISTRVLDKCDEGIYNKEKVNVIRQPLVDRYFDCSKTNKETFYRVKKNVKDLVVFKRLNLSSPPFPMKGPFDVVFCRNVMIYFDNIVRTALIREIYRLLKPGGYLMIGHAESLIGLSTDFKLVLPSIYVKD from the coding sequence ATGGATAGGGATACTTTTAATAAATTTCGCAAAATTATTTACGATAAGAGCGGTATTACCTTGGGTGAGGGAAAAGAATCGTTAGTGTCCGCACGAATCGCCAAGAGAATGCGCTTTTTGGAAATCGATGATGGTAAAGTATATCTCCAATATATTATTGATGACAATAAAGGTGATGAAATTATTCATCTTCTGGATGCTATCTCGACGAATGTTACCAGCTTTTTCAGGGAACCAACGCATTTCGATTACATCGAAACACTAATTCCGAAATGGATTGCTCAAGGTAAAAAATCGTTCCGGTTTTGGTCATCAGCAAGTTCGACAGGTGAAGAACCTTATTCTTTGGCAATAACTTTATTAGAAATGATAAAAGATCCTTCGATTGATATAAAAATATTAGCAACGGACATTTCTACCCGGGTTTTGGATAAATGCGATGAGGGTATTTATAATAAAGAAAAAGTTAATGTGATACGGCAACCATTAGTGGACCGATACTTTGATTGTTCTAAAACAAATAAAGAGACTTTTTATAGAGTGAAGAAGAATGTAAAGGACCTTGTTGTTTTTAAGCGACTTAACCTGTCATCTCCTCCGTTTCCTATGAAAGGACCTTTTGATGTCGTGTTTTGCCGGAATGTTATGATTTATTTTGATAATATTGTTAGAACTGCACTTATTCGTGAGATATATCGATTGTTGAAGCCAGGCGGATATCTTATGATCGGCCATGCGGAGAGCCTTATTGGGTTGTCCACTGATTTTAAGCTTGTGTTACCTTCAATCTATGTAAAAGATTAG
- a CDS encoding chemotaxis protein CheW, giving the protein MNAIKTQGNDTAIALRAGITEKYLTFQLAEEEYGLEILKVHEIIGLMNITHVPKMPDFVKGVINLRGKIIPVVDIRLKFGMDFNNYNERTCIIVVQIYAERGMIVMGIIVDKVLEVLDISPDQIEDTPVFGTNVNTEFILGVGKVGQRVVMLLDIDKVLSADELMTVSSGF; this is encoded by the coding sequence ATGAATGCAATTAAGACTCAAGGAAATGATACAGCAATAGCCTTAAGGGCAGGGATTACTGAAAAGTATTTGACTTTTCAGCTAGCCGAAGAAGAGTATGGTTTGGAGATACTAAAAGTACATGAAATAATCGGTTTAATGAATATTACCCATGTGCCTAAAATGCCGGATTTTGTTAAGGGCGTAATCAATCTCAGGGGGAAAATTATTCCTGTTGTTGATATCCGGCTAAAATTCGGGATGGATTTCAATAATTACAACGAGCGAACGTGTATTATTGTTGTTCAAATCTATGCCGAAAGAGGTATGATAGTTATGGGGATTATTGTCGACAAAGTGTTGGAAGTTCTAGATATTTCACCGGATCAGATTGAAGATACTCCGGTTTTTGGGACTAATGTAAATACCGAGTTCATTCTTGGTGTTGGCAAAGTAGGCCAAAGAGTTGTTATGCTGCTTGATATTGATAAGGTGCTGTCTGCCGATGAGCTAATGACGGTAAGTTCTGGCTTTTGA
- a CDS encoding chemotaxis protein CheA: MTDNIKEKVEGLAEALVLADYADLQALADLHTRLEEIAELTASGDFSLISAAAVELTKIIGDIMLENVSDVSASFDVIGKTVMVIQEVICNGRTVTEIVFPPELAIDEKELPVKQVEPSKQVGVESGREPNSLKGDLDLLGDFVIEALEHVHDVNNQLLILEKDPANEDAINAVFRAFHTIKGVAGFLELDEIRSLSHEAENLLDMVRKGKIILVGDLVDLTFEIADLMKELIENFTKFISSGTTVSTGNAVLVLIDKIKSAVSGKRETKKTSPNKKEITVLEAGTLPEVKQNISTNNIQNNNNNSFREAIKIDAERLDRLVDMIGELVIAESMVSQCQEVKEISSAHFIRYLSQLDKITRELHETGMSLRMIPLKTMFQKMARLVRDLSKKIGKEIDFEMHGEDIELDKSIVDKIHDPLVHMLRNALDHGIEGSCEERLSADKPPKGLIQLRAYHKGGCIYVEIQDDGRGLDKETILAKAQERGIIREGQVLADWEIFNLVFEPGFSTAKTVTDVSGRGVGMDVVKKNIEMLHGQVDISSIPGKGSLFVMKLPLTLAIIEGMFVRVGKERYIIPSLSIIRSIRPDEDIISTVVNKGEVISLKDRLIPVFRINKLYNIETAEQILSQSIIVVVENEGHQIGLVIDELLGQQQVVIKNLGEAMKNIPGISGCTIMPDGNVGLILDISGLVKLAEGREDVR; encoded by the coding sequence GTGACAGACAATATCAAGGAGAAAGTAGAAGGTTTAGCTGAAGCCCTTGTTTTAGCAGATTATGCTGACTTGCAAGCTTTAGCGGACCTTCATACAAGACTTGAAGAAATTGCGGAATTGACAGCGTCAGGGGATTTTTCGTTGATTTCGGCTGCTGCCGTCGAACTTACTAAGATTATTGGAGACATAATGCTTGAGAATGTTTCTGATGTTTCTGCTTCATTTGATGTTATTGGCAAAACTGTAATGGTAATTCAGGAAGTTATTTGTAACGGGCGCACAGTCACTGAAATTGTATTTCCCCCTGAACTTGCTATCGATGAAAAAGAACTTCCTGTCAAACAAGTGGAGCCAAGTAAACAAGTTGGCGTCGAATCAGGAAGAGAACCCAATAGTCTTAAAGGAGATCTTGACCTTCTGGGGGATTTTGTAATTGAGGCGCTGGAACATGTTCATGATGTTAATAATCAATTATTGATTTTAGAAAAGGACCCAGCAAATGAAGATGCTATTAACGCAGTTTTTCGAGCGTTCCACACAATAAAAGGTGTTGCCGGGTTTCTTGAATTGGACGAGATCAGATCTCTTTCTCATGAAGCTGAAAATTTGCTCGATATGGTAAGAAAAGGCAAAATTATTTTAGTCGGAGATCTTGTCGATTTAACCTTTGAAATCGCAGATTTAATGAAGGAACTCATAGAAAACTTTACTAAATTTATTTCCTCCGGGACCACAGTTTCTACGGGGAACGCTGTTTTAGTCTTGATTGATAAGATTAAGTCGGCGGTGTCAGGAAAAAGGGAAACGAAAAAAACAAGTCCGAATAAGAAGGAAATCACTGTCTTAGAAGCGGGTACTCTCCCTGAAGTTAAACAAAATATTTCAACAAATAATATTCAAAATAATAATAACAATTCGTTTCGAGAAGCTATAAAAATTGATGCCGAGCGGCTTGACAGGTTAGTTGATATGATTGGAGAACTTGTCATTGCTGAATCAATGGTAAGCCAATGCCAGGAGGTAAAAGAGATATCTTCTGCTCACTTTATTCGTTATCTAAGCCAATTGGATAAAATAACTCGCGAATTACATGAAACTGGAATGTCGCTTCGGATGATACCCCTTAAGACAATGTTTCAGAAGATGGCCAGACTAGTTCGCGATCTGTCCAAAAAAATCGGTAAAGAAATTGATTTTGAGATGCATGGAGAAGATATTGAATTAGATAAATCAATTGTCGATAAAATACATGATCCTTTGGTCCATATGCTTCGTAATGCTCTTGATCATGGCATTGAGGGTTCCTGCGAAGAGCGTCTTAGTGCAGACAAGCCTCCTAAGGGATTAATTCAATTAAGAGCTTATCATAAGGGTGGGTGTATCTATGTTGAGATTCAAGATGATGGACGTGGATTAGATAAAGAAACCATACTTGCAAAAGCTCAGGAGCGGGGGATTATCCGGGAAGGTCAAGTCCTTGCCGATTGGGAGATATTCAATCTTGTTTTTGAACCTGGTTTTTCAACGGCTAAGACGGTTACGGATGTTTCTGGCAGAGGCGTTGGTATGGATGTAGTAAAAAAGAATATCGAAATGTTGCATGGGCAGGTCGATATTTCTTCGATTCCCGGGAAAGGGAGTCTTTTTGTTATGAAATTACCGCTCACTCTTGCAATTATCGAAGGTATGTTTGTTCGTGTCGGTAAGGAGAGGTATATTATTCCTTCTCTTTCCATTATTAGATCGATTAGGCCAGATGAAGATATTATTTCTACAGTTGTGAACAAGGGTGAAGTGATTTCTCTCAAGGATAGGCTTATTCCTGTTTTCAGGATAAATAAATTATATAATATTGAGACTGCCGAGCAGATATTGTCTCAATCAATTATTGTTGTCGTTGAAAATGAGGGACATCAGATCGGATTGGTTATCGACGAGTTATTAGGGCAACAACAGGTGGTAATTAAGAATCTGGGAGAAGCAATGAAAAATATCCCGGGGATATCAGGCTGTACTATTATGCCGGATGGTAATGTTGGACTTATTCTGGATATCTCAGGCTTGGTAAAGCTAGCTGAAGGGAGAGAAGATGTTCGGTAG